In Gemmatimonadaceae bacterium, the following proteins share a genomic window:
- a CDS encoding glycosyltransferase produces the protein MPDSRATSVPRVTLFVDAQQSMYFNSYAFSGTLSLSKQGRISLDVRDIDYASLLAGERSRPYVELDITWSSGRSMRVFIDTHDRADLFFPIGLERAGLYFKRSYVADEVIRAGAPADRIVPFGAMFNVATAACKRLIFGAWIKRQGLGQLRAISVVRERIEYPGYTSLIAAPTRKRAHGVLLRSRLWDDTEVRGEDTAEAVNNERIRWISRLKNGLGSRFTGGFLPTSVAQRMCPELIDRSGGSRRAYLKDLRNSAISIYTRGLHGSTAWKLPESMAAGCAVVGEPLTHILPEPLEDGFHLVHVSTPEACVEACHRLLDNPDSLFAIQLNGRSYFDSYMHPAERMARVLARAASVAGEAGTTDAVGYAYSRYDSMLRRGETETRRE, from the coding sequence ATGCCTGACTCTCGCGCGACCTCGGTGCCTCGTGTCACGCTGTTCGTCGACGCACAGCAGTCGATGTACTTCAACAGCTACGCGTTCAGCGGGACGCTGTCGTTGTCGAAGCAGGGCCGCATCTCGCTGGACGTTCGAGACATCGACTACGCAAGCCTGCTGGCCGGTGAGCGGTCGCGCCCGTACGTCGAGTTGGACATAACTTGGTCGTCGGGCCGAAGTATGCGGGTTTTTATCGATACGCACGATCGCGCCGACCTCTTTTTTCCGATCGGGCTCGAACGAGCAGGCTTGTACTTCAAGCGCAGTTACGTAGCCGACGAAGTGATTCGCGCCGGCGCACCCGCGGACCGTATCGTGCCCTTCGGCGCGATGTTCAACGTCGCGACGGCTGCCTGCAAGCGCCTGATCTTCGGCGCGTGGATCAAGCGACAGGGACTTGGCCAGCTGCGCGCGATCAGCGTCGTACGCGAGCGGATCGAGTATCCGGGTTACACTTCTCTCATCGCCGCTCCGACGAGGAAACGGGCCCACGGCGTCCTGCTGCGCAGTCGCCTCTGGGACGACACCGAAGTCCGCGGCGAAGACACGGCGGAAGCTGTCAACAACGAACGGATCCGATGGATCAGCCGGCTCAAGAATGGCTTGGGCTCAAGGTTCACCGGCGGTTTTCTACCGACGTCCGTTGCGCAGCGAATGTGTCCGGAGCTGATCGATCGGTCGGGCGGTAGTCGACGCGCGTATCTCAAGGATCTCCGCAATAGCGCGATCTCGATCTACACGCGCGGCCTGCATGGCTCGACCGCGTGGAAGCTGCCCGAGTCGATGGCCGCCGGATGCGCCGTCGTCGGCGAGCCGCTCACGCACATCCTTCCCGAGCCTTTGGAAGATGGCTTTCATCTCGTTCACGTATCGACGCCCGAAGCGTGCGTGGAAGCCTGCCATCGGCTGCTCGACAATCCGGATTCGCTGTTCGCGATCCAGTTGAACGGCCGATCGTATTTCGATTCTTATATGCATCCCGCGGAGAGGATGGCGCGGGTATTGGCCCGTGCGGCGTCCGTCGCCGGAGAAGCCGGCACAACCGACGCCGTTGGCTACGCGTACAGCCGCTACGACTCGATGCTGAGACGCGGCGAAACGGAGACGCGGCGAGAATAG
- a CDS encoding fibronectin type III domain-containing protein yields the protein MRLIPTHSLSRTATGLLSILYLAACGGSSDGGVKTTTPPDTTTTPPPPTVPAAPTGLAAASTSASSITLTWTRNSSNETGFQVERANGASGSFNLIATTAAGATTYSDTSLAPSTTYNYRVRAVGSAGTSAYSNTASLTTPASCPAAIAVTQDISITTNWTGNGGCVAYHITSSINVTGTLTIQPGTIISFGANAALTVTTGSIGAFGTPSARIRFTGDQSTRGYWRGITVLTPNAANELSYVDVSYAGGDGTASAANVAVLGGAQLKISHTLLEQSAGVGLFLDDIATVATFALDTMRNNAKAGIKLPDRLVGVLDNASSFASGNGVSYIDAYAVGVSSSQLWQVTSTPIHLSGQTTVSADLVIAAGVTVQFGADAGLTVTTGSLIGIGTSTNRIQFTPEKQQRGYWRGLTIQTNAANRLSYANVSYAGGGGGANAADIAVVSGGQLQLDNAIVEQSAGVGLYAAGTATLPLFSSNSFRNNVDVGVRVTDQLVGSLDVASEYAAGNGVAYLDATAWGVSSVQTWRITSVPIRFSGQTTIAAGLTLVPGTTVIVRAGGNITITNGSLTAIGTSASRIRFLGEQTTPGFWCGLVFSTSNGTSELTFAEVADGGAGCGTRPANVEITAGGAVKVTNSTIHDGAGWGLYVELQGIVTPNPLASAGNVFTNNALGSTNAP from the coding sequence ATGCGCCTTATCCCAACTCACTCACTCAGCCGCACCGCGACCGGGCTGCTGTCGATTCTGTACCTCGCGGCCTGCGGTGGAAGCTCCGATGGCGGAGTCAAGACCACGACCCCGCCCGACACGACAACGACACCACCACCACCGACAGTCCCCGCGGCGCCAACCGGCCTCGCGGCCGCGTCGACGTCGGCCTCGTCGATCACGCTCACCTGGACACGGAATTCTTCGAACGAGACCGGATTCCAAGTCGAGCGGGCCAATGGGGCCAGCGGGTCATTCAATCTCATTGCCACAACCGCCGCCGGTGCCACGACATACAGCGACACGTCGTTGGCGCCGAGTACGACGTACAACTACAGAGTTCGCGCGGTGGGGAGTGCGGGGACCAGTGCGTATTCCAACACCGCTAGCCTGACGACGCCGGCGAGCTGCCCGGCGGCGATAGCAGTCACGCAGGACATCAGCATCACGACGAATTGGACGGGCAACGGCGGCTGCGTCGCATACCATATCACGAGTTCCATCAACGTCACCGGCACGCTGACGATTCAGCCGGGAACGATCATCTCGTTCGGGGCGAACGCGGCTCTCACGGTCACGACGGGAAGCATCGGCGCATTCGGTACGCCCTCCGCACGGATTCGCTTCACGGGCGACCAGAGCACGCGGGGCTATTGGAGAGGTATCACCGTCCTGACGCCCAACGCAGCGAACGAGTTGAGCTACGTCGACGTCTCGTACGCCGGCGGCGACGGCACGGCGAGCGCGGCGAATGTGGCGGTCCTTGGCGGGGCGCAGCTCAAGATCTCGCATACTCTTCTCGAGCAGAGCGCCGGCGTCGGCCTTTTCCTGGATGACATCGCAACCGTCGCCACGTTCGCATTGGATACGATGCGCAACAACGCCAAGGCTGGAATCAAGCTGCCGGATCGCCTCGTCGGGGTTCTCGACAATGCGTCGAGCTTCGCCAGCGGAAATGGAGTGTCGTACATCGACGCTTACGCCGTTGGAGTCTCGAGCTCTCAGCTTTGGCAGGTGACGTCGACTCCGATTCACCTTAGCGGACAGACCACTGTTTCGGCGGATCTCGTCATCGCGGCGGGCGTCACAGTTCAGTTCGGCGCCGATGCGGGGCTGACCGTTACGACGGGAAGCCTGATCGGGATCGGAACATCGACGAACCGAATCCAGTTCACACCCGAAAAACAACAACGCGGCTATTGGCGCGGGTTGACCATTCAGACCAACGCCGCCAACCGGCTGAGCTACGCGAACGTGTCGTACGCCGGCGGTGGTGGCGGCGCGAACGCGGCCGACATCGCGGTGGTGAGCGGCGGCCAGCTGCAGCTCGACAACGCTATCGTCGAGCAGAGCGCGGGCGTAGGCTTATACGCCGCCGGCACGGCGACGCTGCCGTTGTTCTCGAGCAACTCGTTCCGCAACAACGTGGACGTCGGCGTCCGCGTGACCGACCAACTCGTCGGTTCCCTCGATGTGGCGTCGGAGTACGCCGCCGGCAACGGCGTTGCGTATCTCGACGCGACCGCGTGGGGCGTGTCGAGTGTTCAGACATGGCGCATCACATCAGTCCCGATTCGCTTCAGCGGCCAGACGACCATCGCCGCCGGTCTCACGCTCGTGCCGGGGACCACGGTCATCGTGCGGGCGGGCGGCAACATCACGATTACGAACGGCAGTCTCACCGCGATCGGGACGTCCGCCTCTCGCATCCGGTTCTTGGGTGAGCAGACGACTCCAGGATTCTGGTGCGGTCTCGTCTTCTCGACGTCGAATGGAACCAGCGAGCTGACGTTCGCCGAAGTCGCGGATGGCGGAGCGGGTTGCGGAACTCGGCCGGCTAACGTAGAGATCACGGCCGGCGGAGCGGTCAAAGTCACCAACTCGACTATCCATGACGGCGCAGGATGGGGGCTGTACGTCGAGCTACAGGGAATCGTTACTCCCAATCCATTGGCGTCGGCGGGGAACGTGTTCACGAACAACGCGCTCGGATCCACAAACGCGCCGTAG
- a CDS encoding C40 family peptidase: MFPPARSYPLGAIAVASLIPLSACTPASLGITPESVLGAIISTLPAEIPTSDGRSSPSPSPSPSSRGKRRIPDSPPPSAEAARVLRTASDYVGTRYTWGGNTPGEGFDCSGFTKYVFAKYHITLPRTSREQAHAGRAIPADFSALRPGDLMMFAEPGGAISHVAIYVGDGRIIHSSTSGHGVAYTDLNAGGDWFYSYFVVARRVL; this comes from the coding sequence ATGTTCCCGCCCGCGCGCTCGTACCCGCTCGGCGCGATCGCCGTCGCTTCATTGATCCCGCTGTCCGCGTGTACTCCGGCAAGCCTCGGCATCACGCCCGAATCCGTCCTCGGGGCAATCATCTCGACCCTTCCCGCCGAGATCCCGACGTCCGATGGACGATCGTCTCCCTCACCGTCCCCGTCCCCCTCGTCACGCGGCAAGCGCCGCATCCCTGACTCGCCGCCTCCATCCGCCGAGGCGGCGCGTGTGCTACGCACGGCGAGCGACTACGTCGGCACGCGGTACACGTGGGGAGGGAATACCCCGGGTGAAGGATTCGACTGCTCGGGGTTCACGAAATACGTATTCGCGAAGTACCACATCACGCTGCCGAGGACGTCGCGCGAACAGGCGCACGCGGGGCGTGCGATTCCGGCCGACTTCAGCGCGCTGCGTCCCGGTGACCTCATGATGTTCGCCGAGCCGGGTGGGGCGATCTCACACGTGGCGATCTACGTGGGAGACGGGCGGATCATTCACTCGTCGACCTCGGGGCACGGTGTGGCGTACACCGACCTGAACGCTGGTGGGGACTGGTTCTACAGCTACTTTGTCGTTGCGCGACGGGTGTTGTGA
- a CDS encoding Ig-like domain-containing protein: MIPTARMVSLGLTLSCLAACGGDGTISSTLPPPPPGPTAANVSIDQPNGFTGKIKLDVHEQFGLTATVHDSTGAVLAGHPVVWTSNAPNVATVSNTGMVTAMAVGDATISATSDGKSDSRPVQVVALNLTAFQLAVVTTNDSGSPVPGATVQQIYYGARPAGCVTCNIPYGGFVLGATNSAGSFVGGFTADPEAMDGFVGANHAYAYVITHSPNYETDRQFVIGTATSFTQAAHLHTMKQIAAGDSLSVTISPGDPVYQELDTAPALIPNTLCRSFHVVAGSDGTLTVNAAGDGGVAPFLELDKPDESELLTYGNGTVTKAVHAGEIVEVRVVWTIRIGAGAQAFEVATRISGTFGASPAISPEEAPMAKSQRKQSRTTKSKAKNGRSTQDRDRDQSEFREPTDQFVTDAEIEARERQRQPSPNAGRAGGSGSRKKGH, encoded by the coding sequence ATGATTCCCACCGCACGAATGGTTTCCTTGGGACTGACGTTGTCTTGTCTCGCGGCCTGCGGCGGCGATGGCACGATTAGCTCGACGCTGCCTCCGCCCCCACCGGGCCCAACCGCCGCAAACGTCTCGATCGATCAGCCGAACGGTTTCACCGGCAAGATCAAGCTCGACGTGCACGAGCAGTTTGGTCTGACCGCGACCGTTCACGATTCGACCGGTGCGGTGCTGGCCGGGCACCCGGTTGTGTGGACGAGCAACGCGCCGAACGTGGCGACCGTGTCCAATACAGGGATGGTCACCGCCATGGCGGTCGGCGACGCGACGATTTCCGCGACGAGCGACGGAAAGTCAGATTCGCGGCCGGTGCAGGTGGTCGCGCTCAACTTGACCGCGTTTCAGTTGGCCGTCGTCACGACTAACGACAGCGGGAGTCCGGTCCCGGGAGCGACCGTGCAGCAGATCTACTACGGCGCGCGGCCGGCGGGATGTGTGACGTGCAACATCCCGTACGGCGGCTTCGTTCTCGGTGCGACCAACTCCGCCGGTTCATTCGTCGGAGGGTTTACGGCGGACCCCGAAGCGATGGACGGATTCGTCGGGGCCAATCACGCCTACGCCTATGTCATCACCCATTCACCGAACTACGAGACGGATCGACAGTTCGTCATCGGTACGGCGACATCGTTCACGCAGGCCGCGCATCTCCACACAATGAAGCAGATCGCGGCGGGCGATTCGCTGTCCGTGACGATTTCGCCTGGGGATCCGGTGTACCAAGAGTTGGACACGGCTCCAGCACTCATCCCCAACACGCTATGCCGTTCGTTCCATGTCGTCGCGGGATCCGACGGCACGCTCACCGTAAATGCGGCCGGTGACGGAGGCGTGGCACCATTCCTCGAGCTCGACAAACCCGACGAATCGGAGCTGCTCACCTATGGAAACGGCACCGTCACGAAGGCGGTGCACGCTGGGGAGATCGTCGAAGTGAGAGTTGTCTGGACGATCAGAATCGGGGCAGGGGCACAGGCATTCGAGGTAGCAACACGCATTTCCGGCACGTTCGGTGCGTCGCCTGCGATTTCACCCGAGGAGGCTCCAATGGCGAAATCTCAACGAAAGCAGAGCCGGACGACGAAGTCGAAGGCGAAGAATGGTCGCTCGACTCAAGATCGCGATCGGGATCAGAGCGAGTTCCGCGAGCCGACCGATCAGTTCGTAACCGACGCCGAGATCGAGGCACGCGAGCGCCAACGCCAGCCGTCGCCGAACGCCGGACGCGCCGGCGGAAGCGGTTCCCGCAAAAAAGGACACTAG
- a CDS encoding efflux RND transporter permease subunit, which translates to MNPVRSALRNRSVVLVLTGFAVLLGIGALFTMPRREDPKITIRTGLVLARYPGASAQQVEDQVTRKIEERLFRHQEVRKLKTFSTSRDAALVVNVELEEWVKDPDRFWAMLRHDMNELHATELPATVQGPIVNSNFGDVVAMLLAVRGPTYGSRELREYLDKIDDAIRTIPEVSRINRLGEQREELRVSTTNARLAGFGITPLDVAGAIRSRTALVDAGTIDAGDAGRVPIAANNLLSSETALSQLLVGSSRDGRPVHLGDFATVDRVYADPQFVVRVDGESTVLLAVEMQEGHNIVKFGDKVREKLAQLRTTLPPDLIIQPIADQPQHVQQRMVEFGREFLITLAAVILVTVLLLPLRVAAIAAVAIPITVAITVAILNAVGIELHQVTFAGLVVALGIVVDDAIVVVDNYVEKLDHGMSRLEAAWRSPTELAVPVLAATLTIVASFMPLAYLPGAPGEFIRAMSFTVAIALMVSYAVAMLLTPMLALTLVKTGLHQAPNASSTTKQRRTPLDVMQAAYERVMTLAMPRKRWTVVGAVLAFVAGLALMSRVPYRFFPMNERDQLIVDLWMPAGTRLAGTDEVLQRLSAAVKKEPGVRTVAAFTGGGAPRFYYNHNPEPPTPNFGELLINTASPEATNALVERLSTHIDRVAPEAWVYVKPLQQGPVFAAPNEIRLVGDDASLLRTYGDSVAQIFERTPGSAYVHTDWRDQELALGLHVKPEVATRVGLSEADIAMQLSGAFAGAPISTFWEGKRDLDVTFRLDDAERSGMSDVSTTTLVSPTTGARIPLREVADVAPEFRASRIVRRNGVRTLTVRSFAAPNVLPSVVLNAAAPKLAALQLPAGIRMEFGGEKEGSAEVQGAVNIALLASLVGVFLILLFQFRNVRHPLVIMTSIPLAVVGAAIGLVITGNPFTYTANLGLNALTGVVVRNAIILVDYANELRRNGVDVETAALLAGRRRLRPIFLTTMAAALGVTPMILSRSPLWSPMASVIAVGLVVSMIFTLVLVPVLYVVIERRQERRAARRTHDEVDNGVALPSSAKIPAGIAALSPAASAALILGVSIVVALVPSRRLEAQTPSATSVMHLTIDDAIALARKQSYATRLAEARFNSSEAHERGAAADLLPQLSVSGTQLRSSGRTTIVVPRGALGNESSGAPLPAADRRFDQGAAALTYSQVSFTQPVTQLWRIRQAQQLANAQTMGAVAGRFRAEADITLAVERLYAAVLIARAKEHAAELAMRATQQQTANVEQAVAAGINVSAQGLGATASALDAEYVRLAAADSASDFESQLRNVLALPTGTKLDLVVPESRNEPLAAADVYLSKGLASNPDVAAANATFEQAKHASSLARDSYIPDLGIGLTYTMLNGVSFLPQHAVGLSIQGSWTVLDWGKRRSLSRERTAQQDAASIGVALARDQVSVDVDRAYRAAVRAEHGAGVAHAALQAHRAELAIAKDRAGRGLIPATALATTEAEVAESEARALAAELQMRIARAELRRAVGAD; encoded by the coding sequence ATGAACCCGGTTCGCTCCGCTCTCCGCAACCGCTCGGTGGTGCTCGTACTCACCGGATTCGCGGTTCTACTCGGCATCGGCGCGCTGTTCACGATGCCGCGGCGTGAAGATCCCAAGATCACCATCCGCACCGGTCTCGTGCTCGCGCGCTACCCAGGTGCAAGCGCGCAGCAGGTCGAAGATCAGGTGACGCGCAAGATCGAAGAACGCCTCTTTCGCCACCAGGAAGTTCGCAAGCTCAAGACCTTTTCGACGTCGCGCGACGCCGCGCTCGTCGTCAACGTCGAGCTCGAGGAGTGGGTCAAGGATCCGGATCGGTTCTGGGCGATGCTGCGGCACGACATGAACGAGCTGCACGCGACGGAGCTGCCGGCGACGGTGCAAGGTCCAATCGTCAACAGCAACTTTGGCGACGTCGTCGCGATGCTCCTCGCCGTGCGCGGCCCGACCTACGGCTCGCGTGAGCTCCGCGAGTATCTCGACAAGATCGACGATGCCATCCGCACGATTCCCGAGGTCTCGCGCATCAACCGCCTCGGCGAGCAGCGCGAGGAGCTTCGGGTGTCGACGACGAACGCCCGTCTCGCCGGCTTCGGCATCACGCCGCTCGACGTTGCCGGCGCCATCCGTTCGCGCACCGCGCTCGTCGACGCGGGCACCATCGACGCCGGCGACGCCGGCCGAGTGCCGATTGCCGCGAACAACCTGCTGTCGAGCGAGACCGCGTTGTCGCAGCTGCTCGTCGGATCGTCTCGCGACGGGCGACCCGTGCACCTCGGCGACTTCGCGACCGTGGACCGCGTGTACGCCGATCCGCAGTTCGTCGTTCGCGTCGACGGCGAGAGCACGGTGCTGCTCGCGGTCGAAATGCAGGAAGGACACAACATCGTGAAGTTCGGCGACAAGGTTCGGGAGAAGCTGGCGCAGCTCCGCACGACGCTGCCGCCAGACCTGATCATTCAGCCGATCGCCGATCAGCCGCAGCACGTGCAGCAACGCATGGTCGAGTTCGGCCGCGAGTTCCTCATCACGCTCGCCGCGGTGATTCTGGTGACGGTGCTGCTGCTGCCGCTTCGCGTCGCGGCAATCGCCGCCGTCGCGATTCCGATCACGGTCGCGATCACGGTGGCGATTCTGAACGCCGTGGGCATCGAGCTGCACCAGGTCACGTTCGCCGGGCTCGTCGTCGCGCTCGGCATCGTCGTCGACGACGCGATCGTCGTCGTCGACAACTACGTCGAGAAGCTGGATCACGGAATGAGCCGGCTCGAGGCCGCGTGGCGCTCGCCGACGGAGCTCGCCGTGCCGGTGCTGGCCGCGACGCTCACGATCGTCGCGTCGTTCATGCCGCTCGCCTATCTGCCGGGCGCGCCGGGCGAATTCATTCGCGCCATGTCGTTCACCGTGGCGATCGCGCTCATGGTGTCATACGCGGTCGCGATGTTGCTCACGCCGATGCTCGCGCTCACGCTGGTGAAGACCGGTCTGCACCAAGCCCCGAACGCGTCGTCGACGACGAAACAACGGCGCACGCCGCTCGACGTCATGCAGGCCGCGTACGAGCGCGTCATGACCCTGGCGATGCCCCGCAAGCGTTGGACGGTGGTCGGCGCGGTGCTCGCGTTCGTCGCCGGTCTCGCGCTGATGTCCCGCGTGCCGTACCGCTTCTTCCCGATGAACGAGCGCGATCAGCTCATCGTCGACCTCTGGATGCCGGCCGGTACGCGGCTCGCCGGAACGGACGAAGTGCTTCAGCGACTGTCGGCCGCTGTGAAGAAGGAGCCGGGCGTCCGCACGGTCGCCGCATTCACCGGCGGAGGCGCACCGCGCTTCTATTACAATCACAACCCCGAGCCGCCGACGCCGAACTTCGGCGAGCTTCTGATCAATACGGCGTCGCCCGAAGCGACGAACGCGCTGGTCGAGCGGCTCTCGACACACATCGACAGGGTCGCGCCCGAAGCCTGGGTCTACGTAAAGCCCTTGCAACAGGGCCCCGTGTTCGCCGCGCCGAATGAGATCCGTCTCGTCGGCGACGACGCGAGCCTGCTCCGCACCTACGGCGACAGTGTGGCGCAGATCTTCGAGCGGACGCCCGGAAGCGCCTACGTCCACACCGATTGGCGCGATCAGGAGCTCGCACTTGGGTTGCACGTGAAGCCTGAAGTCGCCACGCGTGTCGGACTCTCCGAAGCCGACATCGCGATGCAACTCTCCGGTGCGTTCGCCGGAGCGCCGATCTCCACGTTCTGGGAAGGAAAGCGCGACCTCGACGTCACATTCCGGCTCGACGACGCCGAACGGTCCGGAATGAGCGATGTCTCGACGACGACTCTCGTGTCGCCGACGACGGGTGCCCGCATTCCACTGCGCGAAGTCGCCGACGTCGCTCCGGAGTTCCGTGCAAGCCGCATCGTGCGGCGCAACGGCGTCCGAACGCTCACGGTTCGCAGCTTCGCCGCGCCGAACGTTCTGCCGTCCGTCGTCCTCAACGCCGCGGCGCCCAAGCTCGCCGCCCTCCAGCTGCCGGCGGGAATACGGATGGAGTTCGGCGGCGAAAAGGAAGGAAGCGCCGAAGTGCAGGGCGCGGTAAACATCGCGCTCCTCGCGTCGCTCGTCGGCGTGTTCCTGATTCTGCTGTTCCAGTTCCGGAATGTGCGCCACCCGCTCGTCATCATGACGTCGATCCCACTCGCCGTGGTTGGCGCGGCGATCGGTCTCGTGATCACGGGCAATCCGTTCACCTACACGGCGAACTTGGGGCTCAACGCGCTCACGGGCGTCGTCGTTCGGAACGCGATCATCCTCGTCGACTACGCGAACGAACTGCGCCGCAACGGGGTCGACGTCGAAACGGCGGCGCTGTTGGCCGGCCGCCGGCGTCTCCGACCGATCTTCCTCACGACGATGGCCGCCGCACTCGGCGTGACGCCCATGATTCTCTCACGATCGCCGCTCTGGTCGCCGATGGCGAGTGTCATCGCGGTCGGTCTGGTCGTGTCGATGATCTTCACGCTGGTGCTGGTGCCGGTCCTCTATGTCGTGATCGAACGACGACAGGAGCGCCGCGCCGCGCGTCGCACGCACGATGAAGTCGACAACGGCGTCGCGCTTCCCAGCTCGGCGAAGATTCCGGCGGGCATCGCCGCGCTAAGCCCGGCAGCGAGCGCCGCGCTGATCCTCGGCGTCTCGATCGTCGTGGCGTTGGTTCCATCGCGGCGCCTCGAGGCCCAAACGCCATCGGCGACTTCGGTCATGCATCTCACGATCGACGACGCCATCGCACTGGCAAGAAAGCAGAGCTACGCGACGCGTCTCGCCGAGGCACGATTCAACTCGTCGGAAGCCCACGAGCGCGGCGCCGCGGCCGATCTTCTCCCGCAGCTCTCGGTGTCGGGCACACAACTGCGCAGCAGCGGCCGCACGACCATCGTCGTCCCGCGCGGCGCACTCGGCAACGAGTCGTCGGGCGCCCCACTGCCCGCGGCCGACCGGCGCTTCGATCAGGGCGCCGCCGCGCTCACGTACTCACAGGTCTCGTTCACGCAGCCAGTCACGCAACTGTGGCGCATCCGTCAGGCGCAGCAACTGGCGAACGCGCAGACCATGGGCGCCGTCGCCGGCCGCTTTCGCGCCGAGGCGGACATCACGTTGGCCGTCGAGCGCCTGTACGCGGCAGTGTTGATCGCCCGGGCGAAGGAGCACGCAGCTGAGCTCGCGATGCGGGCAACGCAGCAGCAGACCGCAAACGTGGAGCAGGCCGTCGCCGCCGGAATCAACGTGTCCGCCCAGGGACTCGGCGCGACCGCATCCGCACTTGACGCGGAGTACGTACGCCTTGCCGCCGCCGACTCCGCGTCCGACTTCGAGAGTCAGTTGCGAAACGTTCTCGCACTGCCGACGGGTACAAAGTTGGACCTCGTCGTCCCCGAGTCACGGAACGAGCCACTCGCCGCGGCCGACGTCTATCTCTCGAAGGGTCTCGCGTCCAACCCCGACGTCGCCGCGGCGAACGCGACGTTCGAGCAAGCGAAGCACGCTTCGTCGCTCGCTCGTGACAGCTACATCCCTGATCTGGGCATCGGACTCACGTACACGATGCTGAACGGCGTGAGCTTCCTGCCGCAACACGCCGTGGGACTCAGCATTCAAGGGTCGTGGACGGTGCTCGATTGGGGAAAACGCCGCTCGCTCTCGCGCGAGCGGACAGCGCAGCAGGATGCAGCCTCGATCGGCGTCGCTCTGGCGCGCGACCAAGTCTCGGTCGACGTCGATCGCGCGTATCGAGCCGCTGTTCGTGCCGAGCACGGAGCCGGAGTTGCACACGCTGCACTCCAGGCGCATCGAGCCGAGCTCGCGATCGCGAAAGACCGAGCGGGGCGCGGTTTGATTCCGGCGACAGCGTTGGCGACGACGGAGGCGGAGGTCGCTGAGAGCGAGGCGCGCGCGCTGGCGGCGGAGCTGCAGATGAGAATTGCACGGGCGGAGCTCAGACGTGCTGTCGGTGCTGACTAA
- a CDS encoding efflux RND transporter periplasmic adaptor subunit — MRSRSTAVAASTNPITTAVHSALLALALVGVAAAASACAPAAAKTTNAADSAIPVVAQPISLSARGWSATASGIVQANASVDVAFQVPGKVVTIGPDEGQSVRAGQPIASLDPTEYRLAVEQAGAQSDRAAHDRDRNQPLLASGGIAPAEMEHLEIGARQSAAAADLAKKHLADTKLEAPIPGIVSRRVVEVGATVAAGQTVYTIVALDPVRVRVGVPEADVGHITEGATATVRIPALDTSFAGRVSLIGVAADPATRSYAVEISVPNPARKLRAGMVAEATIHTRESTSAMMVPAPAVVHDGGVNGTTIVYVLDHDAARVHARRVTTGAAHGDSLEITSGVATGEQIVVAGQQRLRDGARVQQVASPSSANAAKGAR, encoded by the coding sequence ATGAGATCGCGTAGCACCGCCGTCGCAGCATCGACCAACCCGATCACCACAGCAGTGCATTCCGCGCTCCTCGCGCTCGCCCTTGTCGGCGTCGCCGCGGCGGCATCCGCGTGCGCACCCGCCGCCGCGAAGACGACGAACGCCGCCGACAGTGCGATCCCCGTCGTCGCTCAGCCAATTTCGCTCTCGGCGCGTGGGTGGTCAGCCACCGCGAGCGGCATCGTGCAGGCGAACGCCAGCGTCGACGTCGCGTTCCAAGTGCCGGGCAAGGTCGTCACGATCGGGCCGGACGAAGGACAGTCCGTTCGCGCCGGCCAGCCGATCGCGTCGCTCGATCCCACGGAATACCGACTCGCCGTCGAGCAGGCGGGCGCACAATCCGATCGCGCGGCGCACGATCGTGACCGCAACCAGCCGCTGCTCGCGTCGGGCGGAATCGCGCCGGCCGAGATGGAGCACCTCGAGATCGGCGCGCGTCAGAGCGCGGCGGCCGCGGATCTGGCGAAAAAGCACTTGGCCGACACGAAGCTCGAAGCTCCCATCCCGGGCATCGTTTCGCGTCGAGTCGTAGAAGTCGGCGCGACCGTCGCGGCCGGCCAGACGGTCTACACGATCGTCGCGCTCGATCCGGTTCGCGTGCGTGTCGGCGTTCCCGAAGCCGACGTCGGCCACATCACCGAAGGTGCTACGGCAACCGTGCGCATTCCGGCTCTGGACACGAGTTTCGCCGGACGCGTGTCGCTCATCGGCGTCGCCGCCGATCCCGCGACGCGAAGTTACGCCGTAGAAATTTCGGTGCCGAATCCCGCGCGAAAGCTGCGCGCCGGGATGGTCGCCGAGGCGACGATCCACACGCGCGAGTCGACGTCGGCCATGATGGTGCCGGCTCCGGCGGTGGTACACGACGGCGGCGTCAACGGGACGACGATCGTCTACGTGCTCGATCATGACGCGGCTCGCGTGCACGCGCGCCGAGTGACGACCGGCGCCGCGCACGGTGATTCGCTCGAAATTACATCGGGCGTCGCGACCGGCGAGCAGATCGTGGTGGCTGGTCAGCAGCGGCTGCGCGACGGCGCGCGGGTCCAGCAGGTTGCGTCTCCTTCGAGCGCGAACGCGGCCAAGGGAGCGCGATAG